The genomic segment CGTGTCTCTAAAGCCGAATTTCCAACCCCCAGAAGCAAAGGGGTCAGGTTTGTCTCTTTGCTTTTCTCGGGGATTCTTTACCCCACAGGAAAAAGCACCAAGTTTTCGGTGGTAGTATCCAAAAAGACGGCTCGAACAGCAGTCTCTCGGAACCTAATTCGAAGAAGGTTTTACTCAGCAGTGGGGCCTCTCTTGAAGGAAATAAAAACTGCCGCCCTTGTCGTTTTTTATCCTAAAATAGAGGCCGCAAAAACCTCCTTTGTTGAACTAGAAAAGGAGATAAAAAACGTGTTTATAAAAAATAGTCTGTTGTAGTAGAGACGGTATGAGAAAAGCAGTAATAATGGCAATCTCCTTTTATCAAAAATTTTTATCCCTCGATACGGGCCTTTTTGCCATAAAGAAAGGCACAACGTGTGTTTTTTTTCCGACTTGTTCCGAGTACACAAAACAGGCAGTTACAAAATATGGGGTAATAAAAGGGCTTGCGTTCGGTTCACGGAGGATTCTTCGCTGCCACCCATGGCAAAAAGAGCACATTGACCCTCTGCTGTAGGCTCTGGT from the Candidatus Paceibacterota bacterium genome contains:
- the yidD gene encoding membrane protein insertion efficiency factor YidD, translating into MAISFYQKFLSLDTGLFAIKKGTTCVFFPTCSEYTKQAVTKYGVIKGLAFGSRRILRCHPWQKEHIDPLL